Proteins encoded by one window of Girardinichthys multiradiatus isolate DD_20200921_A chromosome 14, DD_fGirMul_XY1, whole genome shotgun sequence:
- the slc25a11 gene encoding mitochondrial 2-oxoglutarate/malate carrier protein: MAQTKPKTSPKAIKFLFGGLAGMGATVFVQPLDLVKNRMQLSGQGTKAREYKTSFHALFSILKNEGVGGIYTGLSAGLLRQATYTTTRLGIYTILFEKMTGADGRPPNFFLKALIGMTAGATGAFVGTPAEVALIRMTADGRLPADQRRGYTNVFNALARITREEGLTTLWRGCVPTMARAVVVNAAQLASYSQSKQALLDSGYFGDDILCHFCASMISGLVTTAASMPVDIVKTRIQNMRMIDGKPEYKNGLDVLMRVIGKEGFFSLWKGFTPYYARLGPHTVLTFIFLEQMNRLYKTYVLDR, from the exons ATGGCGCAGACAAAACCGAAGACCTCTCCGAAGGCCATCAAGTTCCTGTTCGGAGGTCTGGCCGG CATGGGTGCGACCGTGTTCGTCCAGCCGTTGGACCTGGTGAAGAACCGGATGCAGCTGAGCGGTCAGGGGACCAAGGCCCGCGAGTACAAGACTAGCTTCCACGCTCTGTTCTCCATCCTGAAGAACGAAGGAGTTGGAGGCATCTACACCGG CCTCTCTGCAGGTCTGCTGCGTCAGGCCACCTACACCACCACCCGACTGGGGATCTACACCATCCTGTTTGAGAAGATGACAGGAGCTGATGGACGGCCACCAAACTTCTTCCTGAAG GCTCTGATCGGGATGACGGCCGGCGCCACCGGAGCGTTTGTGGGAACCCCAGCGGAGGTGGCTCTGATCCGGATGACGGCTGATGGACG ACTTCCTGCTGACCAGAGGAGAGGCTACACCAACGTGTTCAACGCTCTGGCCCGGATCACCAGAGAGGAGGGGCTCACCACGCTGTGGAGG gggTGTGTGCCCACCATGGCCCGGGCGGTGGTGGTGAACGCAGCTCAGCTGGCCTCGTACTCTCAGTCCAAACAGGCTCTGCTGGACTCAG GGTATTTTGGAGACGACATTCTGTGTCACTTCTGCgccagtatgatcagcggccTGGTTACCACGGCAGCATCGATGCCCGTCGACATCGTGAAGACCAG GATCCAGAACATGAGGATGATCGATGGGAAACCCGAGTATAAGAACGGCTTG GACGTGTTGATGCGGGTCATCGGGAAGGAGGGCTTCTTCTCCCTGTGGAAGGGCTTCACGCCGTACTACGCCCGCCTCGGACCCCACACCGTCCTCACCTTCATCTTCCTGGAGCAGATGAACCGCCTCTATAAGACCTACGTCCTGGAccgctaa
- the pfn1 gene encoding profilin-1: MSWQSYIDTLKTADQSGMVPVAEAAICGISPGQESVWVSTPGLANITPDEIKKLGSADRSSFAQNGVYIGGTRCRLIRDQMDLDPVYALDLKTAADAEGNTFGVCVGKSKTAIVIVKGTKDASGGQLSSKAFNVVSHLRKSNM; this comes from the exons ATGTCGTGGCAGTCCTACATCGACACCCTGAAGACGGCCGACCAGAGCGGCATGGTCCCGGTGGCTGAGGCGGCTATCTGTGGTATATCACCTGGGCAGGAGAGTGTGTGGGTCAGCACACCGGGCCTGGCGAACATCACG CCCGATGAGATCAAGAAGCTGGGGAGCGCCGACCGATCTAGTTTCGCTCAGAACGGCGTCTACATCGGGGGAACAAGGTGCCGACTGATCCGAGACCAGATGGACTTGGACCCCGTCTATGCCCTGGACCTGAAGACCGCGGCCGACGCTGAGGGCAACACGTTTGGGGTCTGTGTGGGCAAGAGCAAAACAG CTATAGTCATAGTTAAGGGCACAAAGGACGCCAGCGGTGGGCAGCTGTCCAGCAAGGCATTCAACGttgtcagccacctcaggaaaTCCAACATGTGA